In Armatimonadota bacterium, the following proteins share a genomic window:
- a CDS encoding ABC transporter ATP-binding protein: protein MAGVSFKGVTKIFGKDVKAVDNLNLEIRDKEFMVLVGPSGCGKTTALRMIAGLEEATEGDLNIGDRRVNDVPPKDRDIAMVFQNYALYPHMSVYDNIAFGLRLRELKGFLWQIANAAEAKKVKADIDSRVHEAAKMLDIDHLLHRKPKELSGGQRQRVALGRAIVRKPKVFLMDEPLSNLDAKLRIQTRAELIRLHRDLGITTIYVTHDQVEAMTMGQRISVMSNGVLQQCDEPETVYNFPANKFVAGFIGAPPMNFVEGSIQAGKFVSPNLTLPLPAGHAAAGMEGKKVTLGIRPEDVSDASLAGKVDESHCFTATVDVLEKLGAEDTAYLKVGDVAMIATLDPANRLEMGSEHKFVATIEKIHIFDGETEQAIR from the coding sequence TTGGCCGGGGTCAGCTTCAAAGGCGTCACAAAGATTTTTGGCAAAGATGTCAAAGCCGTCGATAACTTGAACTTGGAGATTCGAGATAAAGAATTCATGGTTCTCGTCGGCCCTTCGGGTTGTGGGAAGACAACGGCCCTCCGCATGATCGCGGGCCTGGAAGAGGCGACCGAAGGCGATTTGAACATCGGTGACCGCCGGGTCAATGATGTCCCTCCGAAAGATCGGGATATCGCCATGGTGTTCCAAAACTATGCCCTTTATCCGCACATGTCGGTTTACGACAACATCGCGTTTGGGCTCCGCCTTCGTGAACTAAAGGGTTTCCTCTGGCAAATTGCCAATGCTGCAGAAGCCAAAAAGGTCAAAGCCGATATCGACAGCCGCGTCCATGAGGCGGCGAAGATGCTCGACATCGACCATTTGTTGCACCGCAAACCCAAGGAGCTTTCTGGCGGGCAACGCCAGCGGGTGGCCTTGGGCCGCGCGATTGTGCGCAAGCCGAAAGTCTTTTTGATGGATGAGCCGCTTTCCAACTTGGATGCCAAGCTCCGCATCCAAACGCGGGCCGAGCTGATCCGGCTCCACCGCGACTTGGGAATCACAACGATCTATGTGACCCACGACCAAGTGGAGGCGATGACGATGGGCCAACGCATCAGTGTCATGTCCAACGGGGTGCTCCAACAGTGCGACGAACCGGAAACGGTCTACAATTTCCCGGCGAACAAATTCGTTGCCGGGTTCATTGGCGCCCCGCCCATGAACTTTGTTGAAGGATCTATCCAAGCCGGAAAGTTCGTTTCCCCCAACCTGACCCTCCCGTTGCCAGCGGGTCATGCCGCCGCGGGAATGGAAGGCAAAAAGGTGACCCTGGGGATCCGGCCGGAAGATGTTTCCGACGCCTCGCTTGCTGGCAAAGTCGACGAATCCCACTGCTTCACGGCAACGGTCGATGTGCTCGAAAAGCTCGGGGCGGAAGACACCGCCTACCTGAAGGTCGGGGATGTCGCCATGATCGCCACGCTCGATCCGGCAAACCGCTTGGAGATGGGGAGCGAGCACAAGTTTGTTGCCACCATCGAGAAGATCCACATTTTCGACGGCGAGACCGAACAGGCCATCCGCTGA
- the flgC gene encoding flagellar basal body rod protein FlgC, whose amino-acid sequence MTLGSALRSSSSGLHAERMRLDVVSANIANANSVSTPGKEAYRRKIVVLEPTDEGPRIERIVDDPSDLRAVTEPDNPLADAEGKVYYSNVNPVLEMVNMMSATRAYEANVAAFNSTKGMMMAALNIGKV is encoded by the coding sequence ATGACACTGGGCTCAGCATTGCGGTCCAGCTCTTCCGGCCTCCACGCCGAGCGGATGCGACTTGATGTCGTTTCGGCAAACATCGCCAACGCCAACAGCGTCAGCACCCCGGGCAAAGAAGCCTACCGCCGCAAAATCGTCGTCCTCGAACCGACTGACGAGGGGCCGAGGATCGAAAGAATCGTCGATGACCCTTCGGACCTCCGTGCCGTCACCGAGCCAGATAACCCGCTCGCCGACGCCGAAGGAAAGGTCTATTACTCCAACGTCAACCCCGTGCTCGAGATGGTGAACATGATGTCCGCCACCCGGGCATACGAAGCAAACGTCGCCGCTTTCAACTCCACCAAGGGGATGATGATGGCGGCCCTGAACATTGGGAAGGTTTAA
- a CDS encoding glycosyltransferase family 39 protein, whose product MKLPPALYAVLAVFLILTGVYSSLTPYRQGGFLKHQRDPATGGPQRAEDIGAPDERQHANYIAFVKSGKGFPVLVPGSPDAYENYQAHQPPLYYILAAGWSTVTGADPTDPGAGFRLRFLNSLIGIGTLLGIYFAGIWGLRRQDVALAATAFAALLPMNIALHAAVSNDPLLYCLVTWVFALSLKGIHEGWDNKVALTIGLLAGLGLLTKTTALVCFPVILGAFLISWRKNGAKPGLQAVALALVLPAILASPWLMRNKSLYGDFFALSVFNAAFTGSPQASLFIGALGAWGYWLNMVLWWTARSFVGAFGYMDVFLFDSMRPDQSGALYSAIFAILAGIVILGLLGLKAESAKAAEEDLPAPSHLLILSAVLLVFATALFIRFNMQYFQGQARYLFPALVAFSYFFAFGAVRLTKDKPQSAWIVPAVFLGLLNLAALQAISEGFPLRLGQ is encoded by the coding sequence ATGAAGCTGCCTCCCGCCCTTTATGCGGTTCTCGCCGTCTTCCTGATCTTGACCGGGGTCTATAGCTCCCTGACCCCGTATCGCCAAGGCGGTTTCCTCAAGCATCAGCGCGATCCGGCCACGGGCGGGCCCCAGCGGGCCGAAGATATCGGTGCCCCAGACGAACGGCAGCATGCCAACTACATCGCGTTTGTCAAATCGGGAAAGGGTTTCCCCGTGCTTGTCCCCGGCTCACCAGACGCCTACGAGAATTACCAGGCCCACCAACCACCCCTTTATTACATCTTGGCTGCGGGATGGTCCACCGTGACAGGAGCCGACCCGACGGACCCTGGAGCGGGATTCCGGCTCCGATTCTTGAACTCGCTGATCGGCATTGGCACTTTGCTCGGCATTTATTTCGCCGGGATCTGGGGGTTGCGCCGGCAAGATGTCGCCTTGGCCGCAACGGCCTTTGCCGCCCTGTTGCCCATGAACATCGCCCTCCACGCCGCGGTTTCAAACGATCCCCTCCTCTATTGTTTGGTGACCTGGGTGTTCGCGCTGTCCCTCAAGGGCATCCATGAAGGTTGGGATAACAAGGTCGCCCTCACGATCGGGCTGCTCGCTGGGCTCGGATTGCTCACCAAGACCACGGCCCTTGTTTGTTTCCCCGTCATCCTTGGCGCGTTCCTGATCTCCTGGCGCAAAAATGGGGCAAAGCCGGGGTTGCAAGCCGTTGCGTTGGCGCTGGTGTTGCCGGCAATTTTGGCCTCTCCCTGGTTAATGCGAAACAAATCGCTTTACGGGGACTTCTTTGCGTTGTCCGTCTTCAACGCGGCCTTCACCGGTTCGCCGCAAGCCTCACTCTTCATCGGGGCATTGGGGGCATGGGGGTATTGGTTGAACATGGTGCTGTGGTGGACAGCCCGGTCGTTCGTCGGCGCATTCGGATACATGGATGTGTTCCTCTTCGATTCCATGCGGCCCGACCAATCCGGCGCCCTCTATTCGGCCATCTTTGCCATCCTCGCCGGGATTGTGATCTTGGGTTTGCTGGGATTAAAGGCAGAATCGGCAAAAGCCGCCGAAGAAGATTTGCCCGCGCCATCCCACCTTTTGATCCTGTCAGCTGTGCTCCTAGTTTTCGCGACGGCCTTGTTCATCCGGTTCAACATGCAATATTTCCAAGGCCAGGCAAGATACCTGTTCCCCGCGCTCGTCGCCTTTTCCTACTTTTTCGCCTTTGGAGCGGTGAGGCTGACCAAGGATAAACCTCAATCCGCCTGGATCGTCCCCGCGGTATTCCTCGGACTGTTGAATTTGGCGGCCCTTCAAGCGATTTCCGAAGGGTTCCCGCTAAGGCTTGGGCAATGA
- a CDS encoding RNA polymerase sigma factor — protein sequence MSKAYDHVKPEQFDEDLLLVDRVLSSDPHAFQALYEKYYDRVYGISYGVLRDADEAADAIQEIFTLVYKNLGRFDRRSKFSTWLFRIAVNRSIQQARKLKYKKREAEFDDRIESIPERVPPTEDNDPRINEAMGQLHPNDRAILTLFYGDELSLQEIADSMGCSANAAKTRLFRARERLREAYEKISGETIDGVGL from the coding sequence TTGTCTAAGGCATACGACCACGTGAAACCTGAACAATTCGACGAGGATCTCTTGCTGGTCGATAGGGTTTTGTCGTCAGACCCCCATGCCTTCCAAGCCCTCTACGAAAAGTATTACGACCGGGTCTACGGCATCTCCTACGGTGTTTTGCGAGACGCCGACGAAGCCGCCGACGCCATCCAAGAGATCTTCACCCTCGTCTATAAGAACCTCGGCCGGTTCGATCGCAGGTCTAAGTTCTCGACCTGGCTGTTCCGCATCGCCGTCAACCGATCGATCCAGCAAGCGCGCAAGCTCAAATACAAAAAACGGGAAGCCGAATTCGACGACCGAATCGAATCCATTCCGGAGCGAGTCCCGCCCACCGAAGACAACGATCCCAGGATCAATGAAGCCATGGGGCAACTCCACCCCAACGACCGGGCGATCCTCACTTTGTTTTATGGCGATGAACTCAGCCTGCAAGAAATCGCCGATAGCATGGGGTGCTCGGCCAACGCGGCAAAAACCAGGCTGTTCCGAGCCCGCGAACGGTTGCGCGAAGCCTACGAGAAGATTTCTGGGGAAACCATCGACGGAGTGGGACTGTGA
- a CDS encoding prepilin-type N-terminal cleavage/methylation domain-containing protein: protein MRKAFTLIELLVVIAIIAILAAILFPVFSQAKVAAKQTQSLSQMRQLGMSVMIYAGDYDDFFVPASMRDVNPALDPTIWTQGLSPYVKNEQIFITPDSGGGFAASWATRRHQSVGYSDATGVDPNSTAVPGAALPGTEGFTSAANFSQAEETAKTGLFAVTANAPKDVTTTKHRGYVFNPYNGLNDPGGDYKKGLPMISDRDLVTETGDENYPASPSLSAGALKPIKCPFGADKKNNGRAPVIFADGHAKVYSAKSLNTFGNVIWRFR from the coding sequence ATGCGAAAAGCATTCACCCTCATCGAACTCTTGGTCGTGATCGCGATCATCGCCATCTTGGCGGCTATCCTCTTCCCCGTTTTTTCCCAGGCGAAGGTGGCGGCAAAGCAAACCCAATCGCTTTCCCAAATGCGGCAATTAGGCATGAGCGTCATGATCTATGCCGGCGACTACGACGACTTTTTCGTCCCGGCTTCTATGCGCGACGTCAATCCGGCCTTGGATCCGACGATTTGGACGCAAGGGCTCTCACCCTACGTCAAAAATGAACAGATTTTCATCACTCCCGACTCAGGCGGGGGATTCGCCGCCAGTTGGGCAACCCGTCGGCACCAGTCGGTTGGCTACAGTGATGCGACCGGGGTCGACCCCAACAGTACCGCCGTCCCCGGAGCCGCGCTCCCAGGAACCGAAGGATTCACCTCTGCGGCCAACTTCAGCCAAGCCGAAGAAACCGCCAAAACCGGACTGTTCGCGGTGACGGCCAACGCGCCCAAAGATGTCACAACGACCAAACACCGGGGCTACGTGTTCAATCCGTACAACGGCCTCAACGACCCAGGCGGCGACTATAAAAAAGGCCTCCCGATGATCAGCGACCGGGACTTGGTCACCGAAACTGGCGACGAAAATTATCCGGCCTCTCCCAGCTTGAGCGCCGGCGCACTTAAGCCGATCAAGTGCCCCTTTGGAGCTGACAAGAAGAATAACGGGCGGGCACCGGTCATCTTTGCCGACGGGCACGCCAAAGTTTACAGTGCCAAATCTTTGAACACATTTGGCAACGTGATCTGGCGATTCCGGTAA
- a CDS encoding glutamate mutase L: protein MSQDILRIVATDCGSTTTKAIMIERNAEGQYRLVARGEAPTTVEKPFEDVTIGVTNAMTELEEVSEGKVPDGFTAKRRNLLKDGHVWRMVKDGKRDQERAGEFDGSDLYVSTSSAGGGLQMMVAGVVKSMSAESAERAALGAGAILMDTLAVDDGRKDFQKVERLRKLRPDIILMSGGTDGGTKIHLIDMAEVIRRADPKPRFGDMKLPVIYAGNKDVREEVSEVLGDSIALNVVDNLRPTLDSENLDPAREEIHELFLEHVMQQAPGYNKLLEWASYDVMATPNAVGKLLKSYADQEGINILGVDIGGATTDVFSVFDGIYNRTVSANLGMSYSICNVLKETGTTNIARWLPFEIDPYEVRNRLRNKMIRPTTIPQAYEDLLIEQAVSREALRLAFDHHKSLARSLKGVQQQRDVGQIFEQQESGSTLIKMMKLDMIIGSGGVLSHAPMRAQSALMMMDAYQPEGITMLTVDSIFMMPHLGVLSEHFFEAAKQVFDYDCIVKCGHCISPVGTGKEGEPMVTVTGDGINESVQVGQIKVIPLGRHEFKNVTVTPTKNFDVGAGKGNRVEAKLEGGTVGIVIDGRGRPLVLPTENATRIAKLREWLEAMGLPLPK, encoded by the coding sequence ATGTCTCAAGACATCCTGCGCATCGTTGCCACCGACTGTGGCTCCACCACCACCAAGGCCATCATGATCGAGCGGAACGCCGAAGGCCAATACCGGTTGGTTGCCCGGGGCGAAGCCCCAACCACGGTCGAAAAACCCTTTGAAGACGTCACGATCGGCGTCACCAACGCCATGACCGAACTCGAAGAGGTCAGCGAAGGCAAGGTTCCAGATGGTTTCACTGCCAAGCGGCGAAACCTCCTCAAAGACGGGCACGTCTGGCGCATGGTCAAAGACGGGAAAAGGGATCAAGAACGTGCCGGCGAATTCGACGGCAGCGACCTCTATGTCAGCACATCCAGCGCCGGGGGCGGGCTGCAAATGATGGTCGCCGGAGTTGTCAAATCGATGTCCGCCGAATCTGCCGAGCGGGCCGCCCTCGGGGCCGGAGCCATCCTGATGGACACTCTGGCCGTCGACGATGGCCGCAAAGACTTTCAAAAGGTTGAGCGGTTGCGCAAACTTCGCCCCGACATCATCCTCATGTCCGGCGGAACCGATGGCGGCACAAAAATCCACCTCATCGACATGGCCGAAGTCATCCGCCGGGCTGACCCCAAGCCGCGGTTCGGCGACATGAAGCTCCCCGTCATCTACGCCGGCAACAAGGATGTCCGGGAAGAAGTCAGCGAAGTTCTCGGCGACTCCATCGCCCTCAACGTGGTCGACAATTTGCGGCCGACCCTGGACAGCGAAAACCTCGACCCGGCCCGGGAAGAAATCCATGAGCTGTTCTTGGAGCACGTCATGCAACAAGCTCCTGGTTACAACAAGCTGTTGGAATGGGCGAGCTACGACGTAATGGCGACTCCCAACGCAGTCGGCAAACTGCTCAAGTCGTATGCCGATCAAGAAGGGATCAACATCCTCGGAGTCGATATCGGCGGGGCAACCACCGACGTCTTTTCCGTATTCGACGGCATCTATAACCGGACGGTCTCGGCCAACCTCGGCATGAGCTACTCGATCTGCAACGTGCTCAAGGAAACCGGCACCACCAACATCGCCCGCTGGTTGCCGTTCGAAATCGACCCGTACGAAGTTCGGAACCGCCTGCGCAACAAAATGATCCGCCCCACGACGATCCCGCAGGCCTATGAGGACCTGCTGATTGAACAGGCGGTCAGCCGCGAGGCCCTGCGCCTTGCATTCGACCACCACAAATCGCTCGCCCGGTCGCTCAAAGGCGTCCAACAACAGCGCGATGTCGGACAGATCTTTGAACAGCAAGAATCGGGCTCGACGCTCATCAAAATGATGAAGTTGGACATGATCATCGGCTCCGGAGGGGTGCTCAGCCACGCCCCGATGCGCGCCCAAAGCGCCCTGATGATGATGGACGCCTACCAACCCGAAGGCATCACCATGCTCACGGTGGACAGCATCTTCATGATGCCCCACCTCGGCGTGTTGAGCGAGCACTTTTTTGAAGCCGCCAAACAAGTGTTCGACTATGACTGCATCGTCAAATGCGGCCACTGCATCAGCCCGGTCGGCACCGGCAAAGAAGGTGAACCCATGGTCACTGTTACCGGCGACGGCATCAACGAATCCGTCCAAGTTGGGCAGATCAAAGTCATCCCACTCGGGCGGCACGAGTTCAAAAACGTGACCGTCACCCCGACCAAAAACTTCGATGTCGGGGCGGGCAAAGGCAACAGGGTTGAAGCGAAATTGGAAGGGGGTACGGTCGGCATCGTCATCGACGGCCGCGGCCGGCCACTCGTCCTCCCCACGGAAAACGCCACCCGAATCGCCAAACTCCGCGAATGGTTGGAAGCCATGGGATTGCCGTTGCCCAAGTAA
- a CDS encoding prepilin-type N-terminal cleavage/methylation domain-containing protein gives MKTRAFTLIELLVVIAIIAILAAILFPVFAQAKLAAKKTQSLSNLKNMGTATQIYLSDYDDYYPQGTVEAPGIAVGATTANRFVPTPDSIATNLGVNQSLVNTARSFVTNAIQPYMKNIDIIHDPVANRFDGGTFSMMGGLKPPGDSKDLTYTYNGLLNAYSATAIGSVADLIVWWPGQGKRSLIGGGYASPWLICPQAGVPCVYQPQTPTCSTAVNGQASSYTSNSSGQGYDLFSGVMTFNYADSHAKARRIGVNQTGDQDPRTDPFARYSGQFVANRSWDQYFCHPYLFRPEFDFANFGPRTIF, from the coding sequence ATGAAAACAAGAGCATTCACCCTCATCGAACTGCTGGTGGTGATCGCGATCATCGCGATCCTCGCCGCAATATTGTTCCCCGTCTTCGCGCAAGCCAAATTGGCTGCCAAAAAGACGCAGTCGCTCAGCAATCTGAAGAATATGGGAACCGCAACTCAGATCTACCTCAGCGATTACGACGACTACTACCCGCAAGGGACCGTTGAAGCGCCAGGGATAGCAGTTGGCGCCACTACGGCCAACCGGTTCGTCCCGACCCCCGACAGCATTGCAACCAATCTCGGTGTCAACCAATCCTTGGTCAACACGGCGCGGTCATTTGTAACAAATGCAATTCAGCCGTATATGAAAAACATTGATATCATTCACGACCCTGTAGCAAACCGTTTTGATGGCGGCACCTTCTCGATGATGGGTGGACTCAAACCGCCGGGAGATTCCAAGGATTTGACCTATACCTACAACGGACTCCTGAATGCATATAGTGCAACTGCTATTGGCAGCGTTGCCGACTTGATCGTCTGGTGGCCGGGTCAGGGCAAACGCTCCCTGATCGGTGGCGGCTACGCCAGCCCCTGGCTCATCTGCCCTCAAGCCGGTGTTCCCTGCGTTTATCAGCCTCAGACTCCCACATGTTCGACGGCCGTCAACGGCCAGGCAAGCTCCTACACGTCCAATTCCAGCGGCCAAGGGTACGACCTGTTTAGCGGTGTCATGACTTTTAACTACGCAGACAGCCACGCAAAGGCCCGGAGAATTGGTGTCAACCAAACGGGCGACCAAGACCCGCGGACGGACCCATTTGCCCGTTATAGCGGTCAATTTGTCGCCAACCGGTCTTGGGATCAGTACTTCTGCCACCCCTACCTGTTCCGACCGGAATTCGACTTTGCAAACTTCGGCCCGAGGACCATCTTCTAG
- the fliE gene encoding flagellar hook-basal body complex protein FliE yields MRIDASINPAKTLAKPPQAETGEKSENFGQMLMDAIKEVNSAQSDATKLQNDLMANRPVETHDLLIAMERASTALQLMMQVRNKTLEAYQEISRMQV; encoded by the coding sequence ATGCGCATCGATGCCTCGATCAATCCCGCCAAAACCCTTGCGAAGCCACCGCAAGCCGAAACAGGCGAAAAGTCTGAAAACTTCGGCCAAATGTTGATGGACGCCATCAAGGAAGTCAACTCAGCCCAGTCCGACGCGACCAAGCTGCAAAACGACCTTATGGCGAATCGACCGGTGGAAACACACGACCTATTGATCGCAATGGAACGGGCCAGCACGGCCTTGCAACTCATGATGCAAGTCCGGAACAAAACGCTGGAAGCCTATCAAGAGATCAGCCGCATGCAAGTCTAG
- a CDS encoding prepilin-type N-terminal cleavage/methylation domain-containing protein, translated as MKTRAFTLIELLVVIAIIAILAAILFPVFAQAKVAAKKAQAISNVKNINTAAQIYLSDYDDTMPITNIWNPQNNRTLYNRFCPVPAEQAAAFTDQSGINAFNTFYVNSMRPYLKNEQIYDDPVASSTTSIYTLSIANGMPYQNINNNYAYAYNGLLNSYSATAVTNPAGLILFSQDGNRKTPGAWFANPYMGCENANRLTSCVYKPGYAGCNTLDNGSTSFVSRSTGGAGWDMYSGHWIVTFVDGHAKTRKIGSRSTGPTDPRIDPFTDWQGTNGGTNLMKRWWSAEDPAGCHAYLFRPDLDFGTWDTAVAL; from the coding sequence ATGAAAACACGTGCATTCACCCTCATCGAACTGCTGGTGGTCATTGCCATTATCGCAATCCTCGCCGCCATCCTGTTCCCCGTCTTCGCGCAAGCCAAAGTTGCCGCAAAGAAGGCGCAAGCCATCTCCAACGTCAAAAACATCAACACGGCTGCCCAGATCTATCTGTCGGACTACGACGACACGATGCCCATCACCAATATCTGGAACCCGCAGAACAACCGCACCCTCTATAACCGGTTCTGCCCGGTTCCGGCTGAGCAGGCAGCAGCATTCACCGATCAAAGCGGGATCAACGCGTTTAACACGTTCTACGTGAATTCGATGCGGCCCTACCTCAAAAACGAGCAGATCTACGACGACCCCGTCGCCTCCTCGACCACCTCGATCTACACGTTGAGCATTGCCAACGGCATGCCCTACCAAAACATCAACAACAACTACGCGTATGCCTATAACGGCTTGTTGAACAGCTACAGCGCAACGGCCGTCACCAACCCGGCCGGCTTGATCCTGTTCTCGCAAGACGGCAACCGCAAAACCCCCGGTGCTTGGTTCGCCAACCCGTACATGGGTTGCGAAAACGCCAACCGCCTGACGTCCTGCGTCTACAAACCCGGATACGCCGGCTGCAACACGCTGGACAACGGCTCCACCTCGTTCGTCTCGCGCTCCACGGGTGGCGCCGGTTGGGACATGTATAGCGGCCACTGGATCGTCACGTTTGTGGATGGCCACGCCAAAACCCGCAAGATCGGTTCCCGATCCACCGGCCCCACCGATCCGCGGATCGACCCGTTCACCGATTGGCAAGGCACCAACGGTGGCACCAACCTCATGAAGCGCTGGTGGTCGGCAGAAGACCCCGCCGGATGCCACGCCTACCTCTTCCGGCCCGACCTGGACTTCGGAACCTGGGACACGGCGGTCGCCCTGTAA
- a CDS encoding thioredoxin family protein: protein MKGNRILFALPVLAAAVAATALLSAPAFDSFKTTLLKADGLSADVQVSVVGGTTSAYSIQLAKPDMLRLETADKLIVADGKEITTLLKDKNEYFTAEQTPQGLAEILGQADLQVWQPFFNEKAYGKVARVEKTGEKKVGGESTDVIRVEADAKGETIMDFYLSQKSKMPARLAINTKGISGTESKVLAMSNVQVGSRPADLFTFKAPNGAQKVDLSVMNLGKWLWDYDQAFKLAKASGKMVMIDFMASWCGPCHMMEDQVFSTDEFKKATANMILLKVDVDNSPDLAQKYAIEAMPSVKFIKPDGTIVHEFLGYGGFSQVMNEVETAKSKYGK, encoded by the coding sequence ATGAAAGGAAATCGCATCCTATTCGCCCTTCCGGTTTTGGCGGCAGCGGTCGCGGCGACCGCGCTTTTGTCCGCTCCGGCATTCGATAGTTTCAAAACGACCCTCTTGAAGGCCGATGGCCTCTCGGCCGACGTCCAGGTTTCGGTGGTTGGCGGCACAACTTCTGCCTATTCGATCCAACTGGCTAAGCCCGATATGTTGCGCCTGGAGACTGCCGATAAATTGATCGTTGCCGACGGCAAGGAGATCACGACCCTGCTGAAGGATAAGAACGAATACTTCACCGCCGAACAAACTCCGCAAGGGCTTGCGGAAATCCTGGGTCAGGCCGACCTGCAGGTGTGGCAGCCGTTCTTCAACGAAAAGGCTTATGGCAAGGTCGCCCGGGTTGAAAAAACCGGCGAGAAGAAGGTCGGTGGCGAATCCACGGACGTCATCCGCGTGGAAGCGGATGCCAAAGGTGAAACGATCATGGATTTCTATCTGAGCCAGAAGTCGAAAATGCCGGCCCGCTTGGCGATCAACACCAAAGGCATCTCCGGAACTGAAAGCAAAGTGTTGGCAATGTCCAACGTTCAAGTGGGCAGCCGCCCGGCCGACCTGTTCACTTTCAAGGCCCCGAACGGTGCCCAAAAAGTCGACCTGAGCGTGATGAACCTGGGCAAGTGGCTTTGGGATTACGACCAAGCATTCAAGCTGGCCAAAGCCAGCGGCAAGATGGTGATGATCGACTTCATGGCCAGCTGGTGCGGCCCCTGCCACATGATGGAAGACCAAGTCTTTTCCACGGACGAGTTCAAGAAGGCGACCGCGAACATGATCCTGCTCAAAGTCGACGTCGACAATTCGCCCGACCTGGCCCAAAAATATGCGATCGAAGCCATGCCTTCGGTCAAGTTCATCAAACCGGACGGAACCATTGTCCACGAGTTCCTTGGTTATGGCGGCTTTAGTCAAGTGATGAACGAAGTCGAAACGGCTAAGTCCAAGTACGGCAAGTAA
- the flgB gene encoding flagellar basal body rod protein FlgB: MGNATDGATEQETAVQLLDKLFGPQSRNLNRAMDLTTQRAGLITRNLANVNVPNYKRQDIDFGIEPEGEDQSSISTLRTRRSRMDGDNESRPVRLDGNSVNLEDEVMSMAEMEVRYQLMTEITSRYFSGLKSVIREGR, from the coding sequence GTGGGAAACGCAACGGACGGCGCGACAGAACAGGAAACTGCCGTGCAATTACTGGACAAGCTTTTCGGGCCGCAATCCCGCAACCTGAACCGGGCGATGGATCTGACCACGCAACGGGCGGGCCTCATCACGCGGAACTTGGCCAATGTGAACGTCCCCAATTACAAGCGCCAAGACATCGACTTCGGCATTGAGCCCGAAGGTGAAGACCAAAGCAGTATTTCCACCCTCCGGACGCGGCGCTCCCGCATGGATGGAGACAACGAGTCCCGACCCGTGCGGTTGGATGGCAACAGCGTGAACTTGGAGGACGAAGTCATGTCGATGGCCGAGATGGAAGTCCGCTATCAATTGATGACCGAAATCACAAGCCGCTACTTCTCCGGATTAAAAAGCGTGATCCGGGAGGGTAGATGA